Below is a genomic region from Telmatobacter sp. DSM 110680.
CCTTTAAGCAGATTGTCCAGGCAGCTCACAATCACCGCTCGCCGACCGTCGCTTGCAATCTGAAACCCGATATCCGCGAAATTGGTGCGCACGGAATACTGGATCTGCGGCAGTGCCTTTTCATAGATGCGCACCATCGGGCTGGATGCAAAAAAATCGCGATAAATTCGCTCTACACTTGCATGCGTCTGCGATTCAGTGAACCGCACATAGATCGTAGCCATGATCCCGCGCGGAATGGGCAGCAGATGCGGTGTAAACACAATGTCTCCCGCGCCAATCCCGATCTGCTCCAGTAATTCGCCTGTATGCCGATGGCTGAAGACGCCATACGCCGACAAATTATCGGCCGCATACATATAGTGTGTCTTCGCCGTAGGAGCTTTTCCCGCGCCGCTGACACCGCTCTTTGCATCTGCCACAATTCCGTGCGATACATCCACGATCCCGGCCGCCACGAGCGGCCGCAGCGCGAGAATCACCGACGTTGCATAGCATCCTGGATTCGCCACCAGCTTCGCTTTCGCGATCTCTCTGCGGTGCAACTCCGGCATTCCATAGACCGCTGCAGCCTGCGTCGTTCCGGCGATATCCGAGCCCTCATCCTCAAAGCCATACACCGCGCGGTTCTTCGCATCAGTGAGCCGCCATGCGCCACTCAGATCCACCACGCGCAGTCCATGCTTCAGCGCCTCTGGCGCCCACTCCCGCGACTGCTCATGCGGAGTCGCCAGAAATAATATCTCCACGCCGCGATCCTTCAGCCGCTCCCACGAGAAGGGTTCTACTTTCAGCGAACCGATTCCGTTGTTATCCGCTAGTTGCGGATGAATCTCCGCGAGCGGCACTCCACCCCGAGCCGCATCCTTCTCGTCCATGCGACCCGCAAACACCGGCGGCCTACCTTTCAGTCGCGGATGGTGCAAGAGCAGCCGCGCCAGCTCCGCGCCGGCATATCCGGTCACACCTACCACCGCTGTCTGCGCCGCCTTCGTCATAAGCCGAGCATCTTTCTCAGCCGCGTCTCAATGTCATGCGCGCGCTTTACGTCAGGGCAAATAACCAGCACTGTATCGTCGCCGGCAATCGTGCCAACTACTTCATTCCATGCGGTGCGATCCAGCGCTGCAGCCATCGGTTGCGCGCCACCCATCGTGGTTCGCAGCACTACCTGGTTCATCGCGTGCGTTACGCTCAAACCAAAACTCTCCATCATCTCCACGACCGAAGGCGAACCGTCATCACTGGCATGCGTTCCCGCGCCGTTCCCATTTCCGTTTCCATTGGGCAGGGAATACCCGCCGGGCCCCTTCGTCAGCCTCAACTCGTGAATATCGCGCGACAGCGTTGCCTGCGTCACTTCAAAGCCACGGCGGCGCAGCTTTCTGCGCATCTCGTCCTGGTTTGCTACCAGGGCGTGCGCCACCAGCTCACGAATCGCGTTATGTCTTTGAAACTTCATAGTCGTCATTTGCGGGCAAAGGAAAAACGCGGCTCGCAGTGAGGCGGCCGCGCTTGCATAAATATACAAAGAAAGTGTATAAGTATGCAAGCTGGTTTTCCACCATCGGTCACAGGAATCAGATTTATTAACATGCATTTCATTCAGTTGCGAACTCGAATTAAAATCGGTCGACTTCCCGCGCCAACCACGGGCTGTCCGGCCATCCCTCTCGCTCGCTAGACCCAACAGTTTGAGCACGGCTCGCAACTCCATCAAATCTTCAAAGGTCGTATAGTTGAATATGGGCTTCCCCCACCGGCATTCATCCCGTCGTACGCTCACCACACCGGCACATTCTGCCGCAGGCGGTCCATTCTCGCCGTTGCCCTCCTACATCGAAGGCAGCCTGATCGATCCGCGTTTCGACTCTGATTCTTGCGGCGTTGGCTTCGTCGCGCAGCTCTCTGCCGTCCCCTCGCACCGGATTCTCGACCACGCGCTTGGCGCCCTCGCCCGTCTGGAACACCGCGGCGCGGTTGCTGCGGACGGCAAATCCAGCGACGGCGTTGGAGTTACCACTTCCATCCCACGAGAATGGCTCTTGGCTCAATCCAGCCTCACCCTCGATGAAAGCAGCCCCCTCGGCGTGGCCGTCCTTTTCCTCCCGCCCGATGACACTGCCCAACGCGCGGAGATCGAAGCTGCCCTCTTCGAGCAGGACATGGAAGTGCTTACCTGGCGTCCTGTACCCATACGCCCTGAAGTACTAGGCGAAATTGCAGCCTCGTCTCGCCCAGAAATCTGGCACCTGCTCATCACCTCCGACGACACTGAATTCTTCGATCGCCGACTCTTCCTCGCGCGCAAGCAGTTCGAACGCTCCGGACTCGCCGGCTATTTCGTGAGCATCTCGTCCACCACCCTCATCTATAAGGCGCTCTGTGCCGGACGCCTGCTGTCGGAGTTCTATCCCGACCTCGCCGACCCTAACTTCAAAACGCCCTTCGCGCTCTTTCATCAGCGCTATGCTACGAACGTTCTCCCATCCTGGGAGAGAGCACAGCCCTTCCGCACTCTCGCACACAACGGCGAAATCAACACCATCTGGGGAAATCGGGCGCGCATGGAAGCTCGCGCCGCTACGCTCCCACTCGACGTCTATCCAGTTCTCACTGATGGTGGCTCCGATTCCACATCACTCGATGAAATCGTCGATCTGCTCGCTCATAACGGCCGGACCGTCGGCGAAGCCGTGCGCATGATCGTACCTCCCGCCAACCCCGGCAACTCTTCTTCGTTTTTGCAATATAGCGGTGACTGTATCGAGCCGTGGGACGGTCCCGCAGCGCTTGCATTCACCGATGGCCATCAGGTAGGCGCCATTCTCGACCGCAACGGCTTGCGCCCTTGCCGATTCGCGCTCGACGACACAGGTCTCGTTGTTGCTGGTTCCGAAGCCGGTCTCGTGGATATGGATCCCGACCACATCCTGCACAGCGGTCGCCTCGGGCCCGGCCAGATGATCATCGCCGATCTCGACTTCCATCGTTTCTTCGAGAACGATGAGATCCTGCGCATCTATGACGCCAAGCGCCAGTACCAGGACCTGGTCAGCGAAGACGTGCTGCTCGAAGAATCAATTGAAGCGCCGCCAGCGCTCGCCGCATCCGAACTCAATCGTCTTCAGCACCGCTTCGGTTACACGCGCGAAGACGTGCGCATGATCATCCAGCCCATGGTCACCGATGGCAAGGATGCAGTCTGGTCCATGGGGGACGACACTTCCATCGCCCCGCTGGCCCGCGCGCCGCGCCCTCTCTACGCCTTCTTCCGCCAGCGATTCGCGCAGGTCACCAACCCGCCAATCGATCCGCTGCGCGAAACCGTAGTGCTGCAGACGCACACTCGCCTTGGCCCCTGGCCGCACATCTTCGAATTGCGCGAGCCTCTTCCGGGCCTCTCTCTACGCTCTCCGATTCTCTCGCTAGGACAGATGCACGCCCTCGTACAAGGCCAACATCCGCAGGCTGAGAAGATGCCGCACGCCGTCCTCCACTGCCTGTACACACCCGAGACCACGCTTGAAATCGCAGTCGACATTCTCGTGCAGCGTGCTATCGAACTCGTCGCTAACGGCGCATCGCTGCTCATCCTCACCGATCGCGGCGCCACTCCTGAAGCTTTGCCGGTCCCCATGGCGATGGCTGCCGGCGCCGTGCATCTTGCCCTCACTCGCGCCGGCGTTCGCGCTGAAGTCGGTCTCGCCGTCGAAGCTGCCGATTGCCGCGAAATTCACCACGTCGCGGTCCTGCTCGGCCTCGGCGTGGGCGCCATCTGTCCCTGGCTCGCGCTTGAAACCGCCCGCAATCTCAATCCCGAGAACGGTGAGAGGAATCTCCTCCACGCATTGGAACTCGGCCTTGCCAAGGTCATGTCGAAGATGGGCATCAGCGTCGTCGACAGCTATCGCGGCGCGCATCTCTTCGACGCCATCGGCATCTCGCAGCACGTCGTCGACAAATGTTTTGCCGGCGTACCAACGCCCATCGGCGGCATCGGCTTTACTGAAATTGAGAACTACGTCCGCCAGCTTTGGAACGCCGCACCCGTCATCGAAGACTCTCCAAACAAAGGTCCTGCAGAATTCGTCTCCGCTCCCATCCGCGAACTTCCTGACTACGGATTCGTCCGCTTCCGCAAAGCCGATGAGGCTGAATCGCACTCCTGGCAGCCCACGACCGTGCGAGCTCTGCAAACCGTTGTCGGTTCCACCAAGCAGGGAGCCGCGCTGGCTCTTACCCCCTTCGCTACATTCGCCGCGCAGGCCATCGAAGCCGAGCCCACAAATCTTCGCGATCTTCTGGAAATTCGTCCCGCAGGCCCGGAACTCGCACTCGATCAAATCGCGCCGGCCAGCACCATCACCCGCACGTTTATCGCCAGTGCCATGTCTTTTGGTTCTCTCTCACCTGAAGCGCATCAGACCATCACCGAAGCCATGAATCTCCTCGGTGCGCGTTCCAACACCGGCGAAGGTGGCGAAGATCCCGCCGTCTACGCACCCGTCAACGGTGCTCCATCGCTGCTCAACAACAAGATCAAGCAGGTGGCTAGCGCGCGTTTCGGCGTCACAGCGGAGTACCTCGCCCACGCGGAAGAACTCGAAATCAAAATTGCGCAAGGAGCCAAGCCCGGCGAAGGCGGCCAACTTCCCGGCCACAAGGTCACCGAACTCATCGCCCGCCTGCGTCACGCGCAGCCCGGCATGCAACTCATCTCGCCGCCGCCGCACCACGACATCTATTCCATCGAAGATCTCGCGCAACTCATCTGGGATCTCAAGCGCGCCAACCCGCGTGCAGCCGTCGGCGTCAAGCTCGTATCCGGATGCGGCATCGGCACCATTGCCGCAGGCGTCGCCAAGGCCTATGCCGACTACATCGTTATCGCCGGACACTCCGGCGGCACGGGAGCCAGCCCGCTTTCCAGCATCAAGTACGCCGGCAATCCTTGGGAACTGGGCCTGGCCGAAGCACAGCAGGTCCTCATCCATAACGGCCTTCGCGGCCGCGTCCGACTGCGCACCGATGGAGGTCTCCGCACAGCGCGCGACATCGTCATCGCAGCTCTGCTCGGTGCTGACGAGTTCGCCTTCGGCACTGCCGTCCTTATCGCGCTCGGCTGCGACATGGCCCGGCAGTGTCATCTCAACACCTGCCCCACCGGCATCGCCACCCAGCGGCCCGACCTTCGCGCGAAATTCCGCGGCAAGCCGGAACACGTCGTCCGTCTCTTCACGGAACTTGCCGCAGAGGTCCGCCAGCTTTTAGCCAAACTCGGCCTGCCTTCGCTTGCAGCTGCCACTGGCCGTACTGATCTGCTGGAGCAGGTCCGCTTCAACGCCGGCCTCGATCTCAAGCCCGTCCTCGCTGCCACGACGGTCGCCGTGGCAACCGGAAATCCCATTCGTTGGGAAGGGAAGCGCAACGACCGCCCCGAGCCGCACGCGCCCATCGATGATGCCTGGGTCGAGCCTGCGCTGACCGCATACAAATCTGGACAACCTTACGTCCTCGACGCCCGCGTCACCAATGAAGACCGCACCCTCGGCGCGCGCCTCGCTGGTCAAATCGCGCACAACCGGACCGACAATCCCGGCGCCATCGGATCCACTCTCACCTTCAATCTCAAAGGCGTGGCAGGCCAATCCTTCGGCGCGTTCAACACCACGGGCATGGTTCTCAATTTAGAAGGCCTAGCCAACGACTTCGTCGGTAAGGGCCTCTGCGGCGGCGAACTCGTCATCCGTGGGCGCGGTCGCGTCGCTCTGCAAAGTGCGGATCATACGCTGCTCGGTAACGTCGCACTCTACGGTGCAACCAGCGGATCGCTCTTCGCCGCGGGCCGTGCCGGCGAGCGCTTCGCCGTACGAAACTCCGGAGGACGCGCCATCGTCGAAGGCGTTGGGGATCACGGCTGCGAATACATGACCGGAGGCCTCGCCGTAATCCTCGGCCGCACCGGCATCAATTTCGGCGCGGGCATGACTGGCGGTCTCGCCTGGGTCTACGACGAAGACGGCGACTTCCTCAGCAGCAATCGTTACCACGCCGACTTCCTTCAACCCGATACGTGGGATCAACTCGACATTGCCAGCCGCGAATCGATACATGACTTGGTAGCCTTGCACGCCGACAAAACCGCCAGCACCCGCGCGCAATGGCTGCTCGCAAACTGGCAGACCGAGGCACAAAAATTCGTCCGCCTCACTCCGAAGCCGCAAGCTTGATCAATTCAAATGGCAAGTAATGTGGCGGAGAGGTCTGTTTAGTTAACCAGCATCTCTTTCATCAGACTTTCTTGTCGATTGCGCATCTGCCCGGCACGCTCAAGCATCTCCTTGAGTGTCTCTTGCGTGCTGCCGCCGGAAGTCGTCACGTGGCCCATGCTCAACTGCAACGGAATCATCCGTCCGCTCCTGGCATTTCGCGTTGCCGCAACAGCCTCTAGCCGCATTGCAGCCACCGAGATGCCCGCGCGATCAAACTGGCCCGCTACCGCGAATTCGTCTCCGCCGATCCGTCCCTTGATGTCAGACTCGCGGAACGTCGCCTTCAGAATCTCGCCAGTCTCGCGCAACGCCGCGGCTGAAGCATCGGGGCCCAGTTCCGAATGAACTTGCGCCAGGTTTTCAAGATTCACGAACAATACCGAGAATGGGACATTCGTTCGTTGCGCCAGTCGCAACGCATGTTCAGCCAGCATGTGAAAGCCTCTGAAGTTATAGAGCCGCGTCGCTTCATCGCGCAGAATCAAGTCGTGAATCTCGTTCTCCATTTTGCTGATACGCCAGGAAAAAAAGAGCAGGATGCCGACCGCAACAGCGACTGCCGCCGATCCAAGCAGCGCCGCATTAAGATGGCTTGCCCCGTTCCGGTTCATCCACGCGTTCAGCGTCTCCCAGGCAAAAGGAAGCAACAGCAAAATAGGTGCGAAGATACGCGCCAGGTTGCTTCCTATTCCAGCGCCTAGAAAGATAGAGAAAACGCCTCGCTCCGCCTGACGCATGGTCACCACAACCGTCAGTGCAATCAAGCAGGCAAAAGCTGGTGCGTTATGTTCGGTTGAGTTAGCCCCAAATAGTCTGAAGTTGCCGTAGACCGCATCCGCAAATAGCAGAAGATCCAGAAGACAGAGGCAGCACATTGCCCCATCAACGATGCGATTAATCAGCCAGTTCTGGTTGTCGATCAAGACGACGATCAAGGTCAGCAGAACAAAACCAAATGCGAGCCGCGCCGGAGGAAAGATAATCTGCTGGGATTGCGAGGCCACGTTTCCCGCACGACTCCAGAAAACCACTACCGACGCTGCAAAGATCGCCAGGAGGTTCGCCGCTCGCGTCGCATAGCTGAATACAGCGCCATCCAATTCTGTTCCCGATAGCGTGAGGCTCAATCCGCACAGCAATGACGTCACAAAAAGAGGCACAGCGCCACGTGCCGCCGCAGCCGAACCGCCGATTCCCAATAACTGCAGCAGCCCGAATAGAATGCTCATCGCAGCCAGAATCAAGCAGACACGTTGCAGCGATCGCGCCGCGCGAAAAAGTTTCGGATCGGGGAGCACGTTCAACGTATCTGGAGCATTCTCATTCATGCAGTTCGATTAACGGATCTTTCTGTTCAAATAGCCATTCACATCCAGATTCAAAAGCAGTCCAGCATCCCAAACATTGCGAACGCCTCAAGCGCGCAGTTGAGCCCTCACGCCCGCGCCACCTTTTTGCTTCGCTTCTCCCGGTACATCGCCTCATCGGCACGCCGCACCAGTTCCTTCAAACTCTCCGTCGAAGGGTGGTCGAGCGTCACATACCCAACACTCAGGCTCAGCGGATACTTCCTTGTTACCGCTGCGTTGCGTTGTTCCGCCATCGACTTCAATCGCGACGCAGCGAGTTCAATTCCCACCATGCTGAATTGCCCAGCAACCACAAACTCGTCGCCGCCAAAGCGGCCTTTCACGTCCGTCTCGCGGAAGCAGGCCATCACTACTTCTCCGGTCTCCGCCAGATACGAGGAGCCCATGTTGTGGCCCAGGTCGTCATTGATTTTTTTCAAACCGTCCAGATCAATAAACAACACCGAGAAGGGAAGCTCCGCGCGTTGCGCCAGCCGCAATGTCTGCTCGCCGAGCAGGTAAAAGCCGCGCATGTTGTAAAGCCCGGTGAGTTCGTCGCGGAGGGTCAGGTCGTGGATCTCTTTTTCCATGGAATTGATGCGCCAGACGAGCACCAGCAACAACACCATCGAGAGCCCCGCCGCCAGCGATGTCAAAATAGCTGCCCCGTATTGCTCCGGCACCAGGTCCTTGAGGAGGAACCGCGTTCGCGCTACTTCAATCAGGAAGGGAATTACGAGCAGCACCGGCGCGAAACCACGGGCGATCCTGCTGCCGATCCCGGCACCCACAAAAATCGACCATACACCCTGCGCAGCTTGCCTCATAGCAACGACCCACGTCAGCAGCACCAGGCAGGTCAAAATCAGTGGCGAAATCATGTTGTCCGCTGACAGCCGCAGAAGCCCAACGGCGCCAAACATGTTCTCGCTCAGAAGTACGAGCGTCATCAGGCACATCAGCGGGACCAAACCGTCCGCGACGCGCTTTAGAAATGCCCCGCTGCTGTTTACCAACATCATTGCCAGGCTCAGCAGCACAAATGCGGTCGGCGAGTGCACCGGAAGTCCGCCGGTATTGCCCGGGGCTCTATCCGCCTCCAGCAGCGTATCCACAGCAGGAAAGAGCCGGAAGGTAGACTCGAGCAGGATCAGGACTGCCAAAATTCCCGCCTGCGCTGCGATGTATCGTGCCGCCCGGGGAAGCGAAAGATGATTTCCAGGCTCCGAGATTGCTAGACTTAGCGCGCAGAGCAAAACCGTCAGAGCCATGGGGATACTCATCCGCGTTGCAAATGCGGGCAAATAGGTCGCAAATGGTGGATAGATCCAACTGGAAAAAACCGTGAGGGCGATCAGCGCCACTATCCCCAGGCAGACCTGTTGCACGACCGCAAGCTTCTCGACGAGAGCCGGGTCCGGCTCTCCGGGAGGCAGGGTTGCAGTGCGCAGAGGCATGGCGTAGGCGGCAAAAGATGCGTTTGGCTGGAGTGATCTTATCGCAATCCGACCTGCTCTCTGTATGACCAAACTGGTTCATTTAAAACGGAAGTTTGTCCCGAAACCTTGCAGAACACAGGGGCTTATGCTCTCCTGCCCGATCCCGGGGCATTCCAGCCCTCGACCCATGCCGCATCCTCTCACTGTTACACTCTCCCTTGACCTGAATTCAACCTATTGAACGAAAAGAACGCCTGACATGACACCCGCTCCGCTTTCCACCCTTAACGACCTCTTCTGCCGCGTTACAGGGGCCAGAAACCCTCGCGCGATCCTCTGGCAGGACGAGTTCGGCAGTTGGCAACCCCTCTCTTCGGATCAGATCTACCAGCGGGTCCACACATTGGCCGAGGCTTTCTTAAGCTGGGGTGCAAAAAAAGGCGACACCATCGCCCTCATCGGCGAAAACCGCTGGGAATGGGCCGTGGCCGACTTCGCCATTCTCGCCATCAATGCGGTCAACGTCCCCGTTTATCCGACGCTTACCGGCGATCAGATTGCCCTCCTCCTGGCCGACGCGGGCTGCCGTATTGCAGTGGTTTCCACCCGGCAGCAATTCGAAAAGCTTAACGCCGTTCGCTCCCAGACGCAGTTGGAACGGATCTTGATCATGGATCACGAAGCTCCAGAAGGCGCCATCGCGTTTTCCAAAATTCTTTCCGGCGGTGATGATGCCGGGCCGTACCGCGATCCGGTTTTTGACGCTCTCGTGCGCTCCGTCGAGCCAGACGACCTTGCCACTCTCATCTACACATCGGGAACCACCGGCGAGCCCAAAGGCGTCATGCTCACCCATGGAAACATTGCATGCAACCAGAATATTGCCGCTCGCGAGTTTCATTTCGATGAGACTGACGCGTGCATATCGTTTCTCCCCTTGTCGCACATCACCGCGCGCGCACTCGACTACGTGATGTACGGCCACGGCGCACAGGTCGCTTATTGCTCCCAGTTCGACAAGCTGCCCCAGGCTATGAAGGAGATTCGCCCCACCGTTTTTGTTGGCGTTCCGCGCGTTTACGAGAAAATTCGCCAGGCCGTCGAGCAGAAATCGGCAGCCTCGCCTGTAAAAAAACGGCTTCTGGCATGGGCGCTTAGCGTAGGTGCGCGCCACCGCGACAGCGTTTACGCCGGCCATCAACCTTCTTCATTCTTTTGGAAGCTTGCCAACAAGCTTGTCTATGGCAAGGTTCGTGAAGCCTTCGGTGGTCGCGTCAAAGTCTGGGTCTCCGGCGGCGCGCCCCTCGGTATCGACACTGCAAAATGGTTTGCCTCTGCAGGCATTGCCGTCTGGGAGGGGTACGGCCTCACCGAAACTTCACCGGTCATTGCCCTCAATAATCCTGCGACGCAGCGCATGGGGGCCGTCGGAAAACCGCTGTCCAACGTTGAACTCAAATTTGCCGACGATGGCGAACTCCTTGTCCGAGGCCCGTCCGTTTTCATTGGCTACTGGCATAAGCCCCAGGCGAATTCCGAGTGTTTCGACGCTGACGGCTGGTTTCGGACGGGCGATATCGCCCACCTCGACGACGATGGATTTCTCTACATCACCGATCGCAAAAAAGAGCTGCTCAAAACCTCCGGCGGCAAACTTGTTGCGCCGCAGCCCATCGAAAGCAAGTTGAAGAATTCCGTGATGGTTGGTCAGGTTGCGCTTATTGGCGACAAGCACAAGTTCATTACGGCGATCATTTCGCCCAACTTCGCCGCGTTGGAGTCCTGGGCTAACCATGCGGGTATGGAAGTTTCCGATCGCCGCGCCTTGGTAGCCGACAGCCGCGTTTTCGCGCTGTATGGCGAAGTCGTGCGCGAAGCCAATGCAGGGCTCGCCAACTTCGAAACCATCAAACGTTTTCGCCTGGTTGCCGATGAATGGTCGCAGGATACCGGCGAGCTCACCCCATCGATGAAGCTCAAGAGACGTGTGATCAGTGCCAAGTACGCGGCGGTGATCGACGAGCTCTACGCGGACGAAGCAACCGCGCGCGCCGAATAGGTGTCTCGAGTCGCCCGATCTCTTTTCGGAAAACTCCGCGCTTGCTCCACATGATCTGTAATCCCCGGAAGAACGGCGCGCCCCACGCTCCCACCGCAAGAATGCTCCCAAAGAGGATGACCGCGTCGATGCTCATGCGCCCTTCGCGCGACCAGTAGTCATTCGGATCGAGATTGAGCCAGAGCGAGAATTCATCCAGAGTCAGCGCCGCACCGGCGCCATAGCTGACGCTCATTAGCCTGCTGAAGAAGATCGAAAGCGGGGAATGACTCCGCCCCAGATCGAGCAACCATCCATAGCCCACCAGCAGCAGGATGAGGATTCCCCAAACCAGGTGATGGATATGATGTCCGCGCACCACCACCCAGTTGAATGGCCCATGGTTGTGCGTGATCATTCTCACCAGCAAACGCACGCCCGCAAAGGTAATCAGGAACGAAACTGACGCAATGAACATGCGTCGTCGCGGCCGATCCGGGATCGTCGACCGCACGATAAAGCCCAGCCGCGTCAGCTGCAGCAATACCAGCAGCAAAACCACAACCAGGCTCGAAAACGCCAGCAGGATCAGGGCTCCGCTACCGGGCATCGACATACTCTCCTATTCAAACACCCCCGCGTGCCTTTCCACCGAGCTAATTCGCAGCTGGCTTATCTCGAGCCGAGTGAGCGCGGTCACTATAGCCCTTTACAGGCGCGCTTATACTGGTTAAGGCGTCGAGAGCGGCGATCAGTACTGCGCGCCCGACCAATATAGGTATCTCCGGTGCGGCGCTGCCGCCCGAATTCGATCAGGAGAAATTTAAGATGCGAGTTGCTCTATTGACCGGTGGTGGCGACTGCCCCGGCTTGAATGCTGTCATCTACGCGGCCGTGCGCAAAGGAATCCAAACCTACGGCGACGAATTCATCGGCTTCCTCAACGGCTGGCGCGGCGTGCTCGACAACAACTTCATCCCTCTCACGCTTGAGAACACCGATGGCATTCAACTCAAGGGCGGCACGATCCTCCACTCTTCGCGCACCAATGTGAAGAAGATTCCCGGCGGAATCGATAAGGTGCAGGAAGTCCTCAAACTCAACAAAATCGATGCCCTCATTGCTCTCGGCGGCGACGACACCCAGTCGGTCACTCTTTTCCTCGCCGACAACGGTATCAACGCCGTCGGTGTCCCCAAGACCATCGATAACGACATCAACGGCACCGATCAGACCTTTGGCTTCGATACAGCCGTCATGATCGCCACCGAAGCCATCGATCGCATTCATACCACCGCCGATTCCCATAACCGCGTAATCGTCGTCGAAGTTATGGGCCGTGATGCCGGATGGATTGCCTACGCCTCGGGTGTTGCCGCCGGCGCCCACGTCGTCCTCGTTCCTGAAAAGGAAATTGACATCGACCACGTCTGCGCGTTACTCAAGTACAACTACGACCACGGCAAGCACTACGGCGTCGTCGTCGTTGCGGAAGGTTGCCACTTGCCCGAAGTCGGACAGGTCATCGGATCGAAGGAAGTCGATTCATTCGGCCACGCGCGTCTCTCCGGAATCGGTGAAGCCCTCGCTAGCCTGATCGAAAAGAAAACCGGATTCGAGACTCGCTCAGTCAATCTCGGCCACACCCAGCGCGGCGGAGTTCCTACTGCGTACGATCGCGTTCTGGGTCAGCGTTATGGGTTGCACGCCATCGATATGGTGCACGACAAGAAGTGGGGCCGAATCGCCGTCCTCAAAGGTCTTGATGTCACAGACATCACAATCAAAGAAGCCATTGCG
It encodes:
- the argC gene encoding N-acetyl-gamma-glutamyl-phosphate reductase; this translates as MTKAAQTAVVGVTGYAGAELARLLLHHPRLKGRPPVFAGRMDEKDAARGGVPLAEIHPQLADNNGIGSLKVEPFSWERLKDRGVEILFLATPHEQSREWAPEALKHGLRVVDLSGAWRLTDAKNRAVYGFEDEGSDIAGTTQAAAVYGMPELHRREIAKAKLVANPGCYATSVILALRPLVAAGIVDVSHGIVADAKSGVSGAGKAPTAKTHYMYAADNLSAYGVFSHRHTGELLEQIGIGAGDIVFTPHLLPIPRGIMATIYVRFTESQTHASVERIYRDFFASSPMVRIYEKALPQIQYSVRTNFADIGFQIASDGRRAVIVSCLDNLLKGASGQAVQNMNVMLGWNEAEGLA
- a CDS encoding ArgR family transcriptional regulator, translating into MKFQRHNAIRELVAHALVANQDEMRRKLRRRGFEVTQATLSRDIHELRLTKGPGGYSLPNGNGNGNGAGTHASDDGSPSVVEMMESFGLSVTHAMNQVVLRTTMGGAQPMAAALDRTAWNEVVGTIAGDDTVLVICPDVKRAHDIETRLRKMLGL
- the gltB gene encoding glutamate synthase large subunit, translating into MGFPHRHSSRRTLTTPAHSAAGGPFSPLPSYIEGSLIDPRFDSDSCGVGFVAQLSAVPSHRILDHALGALARLEHRGAVAADGKSSDGVGVTTSIPREWLLAQSSLTLDESSPLGVAVLFLPPDDTAQRAEIEAALFEQDMEVLTWRPVPIRPEVLGEIAASSRPEIWHLLITSDDTEFFDRRLFLARKQFERSGLAGYFVSISSTTLIYKALCAGRLLSEFYPDLADPNFKTPFALFHQRYATNVLPSWERAQPFRTLAHNGEINTIWGNRARMEARAATLPLDVYPVLTDGGSDSTSLDEIVDLLAHNGRTVGEAVRMIVPPANPGNSSSFLQYSGDCIEPWDGPAALAFTDGHQVGAILDRNGLRPCRFALDDTGLVVAGSEAGLVDMDPDHILHSGRLGPGQMIIADLDFHRFFENDEILRIYDAKRQYQDLVSEDVLLEESIEAPPALAASELNRLQHRFGYTREDVRMIIQPMVTDGKDAVWSMGDDTSIAPLARAPRPLYAFFRQRFAQVTNPPIDPLRETVVLQTHTRLGPWPHIFELREPLPGLSLRSPILSLGQMHALVQGQHPQAEKMPHAVLHCLYTPETTLEIAVDILVQRAIELVANGASLLILTDRGATPEALPVPMAMAAGAVHLALTRAGVRAEVGLAVEAADCREIHHVAVLLGLGVGAICPWLALETARNLNPENGERNLLHALELGLAKVMSKMGISVVDSYRGAHLFDAIGISQHVVDKCFAGVPTPIGGIGFTEIENYVRQLWNAAPVIEDSPNKGPAEFVSAPIRELPDYGFVRFRKADEAESHSWQPTTVRALQTVVGSTKQGAALALTPFATFAAQAIEAEPTNLRDLLEIRPAGPELALDQIAPASTITRTFIASAMSFGSLSPEAHQTITEAMNLLGARSNTGEGGEDPAVYAPVNGAPSLLNNKIKQVASARFGVTAEYLAHAEELEIKIAQGAKPGEGGQLPGHKVTELIARLRHAQPGMQLISPPPHHDIYSIEDLAQLIWDLKRANPRAAVGVKLVSGCGIGTIAAGVAKAYADYIVIAGHSGGTGASPLSSIKYAGNPWELGLAEAQQVLIHNGLRGRVRLRTDGGLRTARDIVIAALLGADEFAFGTAVLIALGCDMARQCHLNTCPTGIATQRPDLRAKFRGKPEHVVRLFTELAAEVRQLLAKLGLPSLAAATGRTDLLEQVRFNAGLDLKPVLAATTVAVATGNPIRWEGKRNDRPEPHAPIDDAWVEPALTAYKSGQPYVLDARVTNEDRTLGARLAGQIAHNRTDNPGAIGSTLTFNLKGVAGQSFGAFNTTGMVLNLEGLANDFVGKGLCGGELVIRGRGRVALQSADHTLLGNVALYGATSGSLFAAGRAGERFAVRNSGGRAIVEGVGDHGCEYMTGGLAVILGRTGINFGAGMTGGLAWVYDEDGDFLSSNRYHADFLQPDTWDQLDIASRESIHDLVALHADKTASTRAQWLLANWQTEAQKFVRLTPKPQA
- a CDS encoding GGDEF domain-containing protein, with amino-acid sequence MNENAPDTLNVLPDPKLFRAARSLQRVCLILAAMSILFGLLQLLGIGGSAAAARGAVPLFVTSLLCGLSLTLSGTELDGAVFSYATRAANLLAIFAASVVVFWSRAGNVASQSQQIIFPPARLAFGFVLLTLIVVLIDNQNWLINRIVDGAMCCLCLLDLLLFADAVYGNFRLFGANSTEHNAPAFACLIALTVVVTMRQAERGVFSIFLGAGIGSNLARIFAPILLLLPFAWETLNAWMNRNGASHLNAALLGSAAVAVAVGILLFFSWRISKMENEIHDLILRDEATRLYNFRGFHMLAEHALRLAQRTNVPFSVLFVNLENLAQVHSELGPDASAAALRETGEILKATFRESDIKGRIGGDEFAVAGQFDRAGISVAAMRLEAVAATRNARSGRMIPLQLSMGHVTTSGGSTQETLKEMLERAGQMRNRQESLMKEMLVN
- a CDS encoding GGDEF domain-containing protein, yielding MPLRTATLPPGEPDPALVEKLAVVQQVCLGIVALIALTVFSSWIYPPFATYLPAFATRMSIPMALTVLLCALSLAISEPGNHLSLPRAARYIAAQAGILAVLILLESTFRLFPAVDTLLEADRAPGNTGGLPVHSPTAFVLLSLAMMLVNSSGAFLKRVADGLVPLMCLMTLVLLSENMFGAVGLLRLSADNMISPLILTCLVLLTWVVAMRQAAQGVWSIFVGAGIGSRIARGFAPVLLVIPFLIEVARTRFLLKDLVPEQYGAAILTSLAAGLSMVLLLVLVWRINSMEKEIHDLTLRDELTGLYNMRGFYLLGEQTLRLAQRAELPFSVLFIDLDGLKKINDDLGHNMGSSYLAETGEVVMACFRETDVKGRFGGDEFVVAGQFSMVGIELAASRLKSMAEQRNAAVTRKYPLSLSVGYVTLDHPSTESLKELVRRADEAMYREKRSKKVARA